The proteins below are encoded in one region of Longimicrobium sp.:
- the trxC gene encoding thioredoxin TrxC, giving the protein METTTQQRKATVQCPSCGRLNRVDLARAAHRPRCGHCKQPIALDRPLHLSDAAFDRVVADSPVPVLVDFYADWCGPCKMMAPILDQVAAQRMGNVLVAKVDTDANPMVSQRFGIRSIPTLIVFRGGREVARELGALPAPRLNALLDSAIR; this is encoded by the coding sequence ATGGAAACGACGACGCAGCAGCGCAAGGCGACCGTGCAGTGCCCCTCGTGCGGGCGGCTGAACCGGGTGGACCTGGCCCGCGCGGCCCACCGGCCCCGGTGCGGCCACTGCAAGCAGCCGATCGCGCTCGACCGGCCGCTGCACCTTTCCGACGCCGCGTTCGACCGCGTGGTGGCGGATTCGCCGGTCCCCGTGCTGGTGGATTTCTACGCCGACTGGTGTGGGCCCTGCAAGATGATGGCTCCCATTCTGGACCAGGTGGCGGCGCAGCGGATGGGGAACGTGCTGGTGGCCAAGGTGGACACCGACGCCAATCCCATGGTGTCCCAGCGCTTCGGCATCCGCTCCATTCCCACGCTGATCGTGTTCCGCGGCGGGCGCGAGGTGGCGCGAGAGCTGGGCGCCCTCCCCGCACCACGCCTCAACGCACTCCTCGATTCTGCGATACGCTAA